In the Heptranchias perlo isolate sHepPer1 chromosome 4, sHepPer1.hap1, whole genome shotgun sequence genome, aagaggtggacagaaggaggggcatcctatatccacaagaGGCCCTTGAGACATATGCTTCcgaggcagtgagaggcagtaggggacgaagtcaatgccagacgaatagcaccacgaacatggatgcagtgcaggaagaagttcaatgctttgacacgagtggtcaaggtgattgaggtcaactatcaagtggcctCTTCTACAAACTGCTACAAtagtcgcatccactgctccacgcactacacccccatcacccacatcccgGTAAACTCTTTCaaccagtactcaactctttcattcagatgcttcctctcacccattcacattaccacagttgcagGCCGCCcacccacaggtcacacacactggcagctaatcaaccatgacagtcacatcacccaaacatgttgcaggacactcaccgacacatgtcccgctttcttgcaggagaaggttgcacATAAcaggagtggcagtggctccatggaacatgaacctgctgtcctctctcaggatgacagcattcctgtcccacccctgccactccaccagttaccttgctgctgcctgtcagccagccagctccctccctgtagagtattgaaactttattatagaaacataggaacaggagtaggccatttagcccctcgagcctgttccaccattcaatgagatcatggttgacttgCGACCtaactgccttagccccatatcccttaatacctttggttaacaaaaatccatcaatctcagatttaaaattaacaattgagctagcctcaactgctatttgcagaagagagttccaaacttctaccaacttTTGAgtttagaagtgtttcctaacttctctccagcaagtcctggctttaatttttaggctatgtcccctagtcctagtattcaaatatagatctccaaaaacaggtacaaacgcatcagtagccagaagcaataatccagcaactaacctgtacctCCTGCATGGtcgctttaaatagcgctggtgggggggtctttCATGCTGTTttcgacctgttcagctgtgcaaggttaagacaatgcgttggctggagcgttgagttccaaaatcgcatctgtccctttaaatcagcgttgctcactgatctacagcacattctccctttctccctactttacatggtgccggtattcgttatctgcatgtgcgcgaacgcctttaccaatatggcttcCAGCACATGTCATGCTAgcaccattttgggtccttaggagttcaCGTAGTGCCACATATGGGCACTATGCAGCCTGATTTAGACCCCAGGATTCTTTCCAGTCACAATCATAATTTAGCTGAAGGGTCCGGATCACAGTAAGAGAACATGGTACATATAGTTTCCTTAGGCTTGTTGGCTTTGAGTTCAAATGTAGTTGGGAATGTGGAAAACATAATGACCCTTATTTGTAATGTTAAAACAACTCATGGCCCACATTTACCAGGTTTCAATGTCTATCTTTTTTCCCCAGTTTTCACTTCTCTCAAGACACTGCTAACAACCCTTCAGTACCTTTTCCAATTTACCATTCTTTATATGCAAAGTCTGGGCAGTGAGTTTTGGCAGACTATTTCATCATGAGAGAGGGAAATGAAAGCCAAGCCCGTtgctatcttttttttattcgttcatgggatgtgggcgtcgctggcaaggccagcatttattgcccatccctaattgcccttgaaaaggtgatggtgagacactgaagtccgtgtgatgaaaaggttctcccacagtgctattaggaagggagttccaggattttgatccagcgacgatgaaggaacggcgatatatttccaagtcgagatggtgtgtgacttggaggggaacgtgcaggttgtgttgttcccatgtgcctgctgcccttgtccttctaggtggtaaaggtcgcgggtttgggaagaagccttggcaagttgctgcagtgcatcctgtggatggtacacactgcagccactgtgcgccggtggtaaagggagtgaatgtttagggtggtggatggggtgccaatcaaacgggctgctttgtcttggatggtgtcgagcttcttgagtgctgttgaagctgcactcatccaggcaagtgaagagtattccatcacactcctgacttgtgccttgtagatggtggaaaggctttggggagtcaggaggtgagtcactcgctgcagaatacccagcctctgacctgctcttgtagccactgtatttatatggctggtccagttaagtttctggtcaatggtgaccccaggatgttgatggtgggggattcggtgaggtggttacactctctcttgttggagatggtcattgcctggcacttgtctggcacgaatgtttcttgccacttatcagcccaagcctggttgttgtccaggtcttgctgcatgctggcacggactgcttcattatctgaggggttgcaaatggaactgaacatctaCTCTTAAAGAGTTAGGGAGGAAACCTATCCCTCCAGAGATGGGGGCTTGAGGTTGCAGACAGCAGAGAAATGGCATCACCAAGATACCTACTAGTTTAGTGTTATGTTAAGCTTTTCTGTTCAGTAACTCCGGTCATACAATCGTAGTCTTTATGCCATGTGATTTGCACCCAAAATCAATGCAGAACATAAATCAACATATATAtaattccaatttttaaaaatgtctttactaatttttaaatttgttttgcatttagatttgatgttgtggTTAACTTTTCATGTTAAAATATTGTCATTGTATGACAGCCTTATGAATTTGAAGGTATACAAAGCATACATTTTGGGCCTATGTTTCAGCATGGCTTCTTCTGCCCAAAACCAATGTTGGCATGTCTTGTACACCAAAAAACACTTCATTCATATTGCTTAAAGAAAATGATTTCCATTAAAAAGGtcagccccactccctccctccattcattTTTAATCATCTCTTCCcctccgcaaccccccccccaaccgcccaCCCAGTATTTTGCAATATAATCCACACTGATACGAGGGTTCACCAACAATCATTTTCAACGTGGAAACCCACTGGTACTTTTGTGAAGGCCTAGTTAGACCTTCCAATTCACGCGGACTGGTAAGGTTTTATATAAAATGAACTAATGATTTTCTCTTTCACTTGACCAAACAGTTCATCAGTGAGATTAGTCATCGGAGATGTGAAACACGGCCTGTAGTTTAAACCAGGTCAATGAAGGAACCCTGATGTTCAGTGGCACTTCCTCCTTTTAAATTCAAGGCACGGGCACCATGAAAGCAACTCCAATTCCCCACTTGCTACCAtgaaccattttttttttaccatcAGCTGTTACCAGCTCCCTGACTGTCTGACGTGCCAGGGCGTTTAACTCAAGCGAAGATTTAGCTCCATAACGAGCAGACAGCTTAaaggtttatttttatttaaaaaaaactgccttTTGCTGTTGGCATTATATCATCTTCATGTTGAACCTTcgtgtgcccccttgttcagtGTCAACTGCGGCTCCGTTAGACTTGCGAGGGATGTATTCAATGTCAATGTTGTTCTTGTGCTTGCCCTTCCCCCGACTCCACACGAAGAGCAGCAGGAAACAGAACAACACCACGCCAAGGAACGTGAAGCAACCCATGGCAGTGGACACCAATATAGTTTTGAGGTCCAGTGCGACTGTCATGTACACATGCGTCCCATTTGAATGGGTGTCGTTTAAATCGGTCATGTACAGAGAGGTCCTGTTTCCTTGCAAATGGTCAGAAAGTCCCTTCACAACCAACGTAGCTGAGGAGGTGTCGTTCCCGGCAGCATTACTCGCTACACAAACGTAGACTCCGCTATCCTGAACCTGGGTGAACTTGATTTGCAGCGTTCCATCTCCCAGTACTGTCGCCCTTCCATTTGACTTGAGGCTAATGACCCGCCTACGTGGCGACTGCCAGGAGATAACCGGGAGAGGGTCACCATCTGCACTGCAAATGAACTGGGCCACCTGGCCTTCATCGATCACCACGTGCTGCAGCTTTTTGTCTCGTATCTTGGGTTTTTGGCAGGTGAAGTAGCTAGGCAGGAAAAGATCAGAGAAATCTTTAAACTCTTTTCCTCTGACGCTCTCTGGTGACGCGCAAGTCGGGTGCTCCTCCGAAAACCTCAGCGTCTTTCTTCTTTGCAGGATCCACAACAGCCGACAGTCACATGCCAGTGGGTTATGGTCTAGACAGAGCACTTGGAGTTTTTTTACAGTTTGGAATGCACTCTCCTCCAGAGTATCTAACAGATTATGTGACACATTTAGGACCCGCAAGCTATGCAGCCCTTTAAAGGAACGTGGCTCGATGGTGAGCAACTGGGCACTGACCATGTGCAGTTCTTGAAGGCGTATCAAGTCCTGTAACATTCCCGATTCGACAATGCTGATGGGGTTGTAGGACAGATTCAGGTACACAAGATATATCAGGTGCTTGAATGCCCCGTAGGGTACAGCAGATAGGTTTGTGTTGGTGATGGACAGGGAAGTGAGGTTTAGACCATGCAAGCTGTTGGCAGGCAGTACGTCCAACAGAGGCCAGTGATCGATCTCCAGGTATTTCAATCGATATAGTTTTTTAAAGGCATACGCATGGATGGCATTGATGTGGAGGTGGCATAGCCGGAGGCGGATGAGACTGTGAAGGTGTGAAAGTGCTTCTGTTGGCACCGCTGTAAGGTTGCATTTCTCAAGGGCTAGCTGCTCAAGTGCGAGCAGTCCACTGAAGGCTCGGTGTGAAATGTAAACCAGATCGTTGTCCCCGACT is a window encoding:
- the LOC137321269 gene encoding leucine-rich repeat and immunoglobulin-like domain-containing nogo receptor-interacting protein 2 isoform X2, which translates into the protein MVDCISKVMLNTAISCWQPFLGLALIIVLTGSTMGCPARCECAPQNKSVICHRKRLTVIPEGIPIETKILDLSKNKLKYINPDEFVSFTLLEAIDLTENIITTVEPGSFSNLFNLRSLRLRSNRLKLIPLGVFSGLSNLTRLDISENKLVILLDYTFQDLHNLKSLEVGDNDLVYISHRAFSGLLALEQLALEKCNLTAVPTEALSHLHSLIRLRLCHLHINAIHAYAFKKLYRLKYLEIDHWPLLDVLPANSLHGLNLTSLSITNTNLSAVPYGAFKHLIYLVYLNLSYNPISIVESGMLQDLIRLQELHMVSAQLLTIEPRSFKGLHSLRVLNVSHNLLDTLEESAFQTVKKLQVLCLDHNPLACDCRLLWILQRRKTLRFSEEHPTCASPESVRGKEFKDFSDLFLPSYFTCQKPKIRDKKLQHVVIDEGQVAQFICSADGDPLPVISWQSPRRRVISLKSNGRATVLGDGTLQIKFTQVQDSGVYVCVASNAAGNDTSSATLVVKGLSDHLQGNRTSLYMTDLNDTHSNGTHVYMTVALDLKTILVSTAMGCFTFLGVVLFCFLLLFVWSRGKGKHKNNIDIEYIPRKSNGAAVDTEQGGTRRFNMKMI
- the LOC137321269 gene encoding leucine-rich repeat and immunoglobulin-like domain-containing nogo receptor-interacting protein 2 isoform X1, whose amino-acid sequence is MKALDRMVDCISKVMLNTAISCWQPFLGLALIIVLTGSTMGCPARCECAPQNKSVICHRKRLTVIPEGIPIETKILDLSKNKLKYINPDEFVSFTLLEAIDLTENIITTVEPGSFSNLFNLRSLRLRSNRLKLIPLGVFSGLSNLTRLDISENKLVILLDYTFQDLHNLKSLEVGDNDLVYISHRAFSGLLALEQLALEKCNLTAVPTEALSHLHSLIRLRLCHLHINAIHAYAFKKLYRLKYLEIDHWPLLDVLPANSLHGLNLTSLSITNTNLSAVPYGAFKHLIYLVYLNLSYNPISIVESGMLQDLIRLQELHMVSAQLLTIEPRSFKGLHSLRVLNVSHNLLDTLEESAFQTVKKLQVLCLDHNPLACDCRLLWILQRRKTLRFSEEHPTCASPESVRGKEFKDFSDLFLPSYFTCQKPKIRDKKLQHVVIDEGQVAQFICSADGDPLPVISWQSPRRRVISLKSNGRATVLGDGTLQIKFTQVQDSGVYVCVASNAAGNDTSSATLVVKGLSDHLQGNRTSLYMTDLNDTHSNGTHVYMTVALDLKTILVSTAMGCFTFLGVVLFCFLLLFVWSRGKGKHKNNIDIEYIPRKSNGAAVDTEQGGTRRFNMKMI